From Kineosporia succinea, the proteins below share one genomic window:
- a CDS encoding LLM class flavin-dependent oxidoreductase, whose product MQFGVFTVGDVTPDPTTGVEPTERERIKAMVSIAQKAEEVGLDVFATGEHHNPPFVPSSPTTLLGYIAATTEKIILSTSTTLITTNDPVKIAEDYAMLQQLADGRVDLVMGRGNTGPVYPWFGQDIRNGIDLALENYALLRRLWTEDVVDWEGKFRTPLKGFTATPRPLDGIPPFVWHGSIRSPEIAEQAAYYGDGFLHNHIFWPAEHTARMVKFYRQRFSHYGHGTPEQAIVGLGGQFFMRKKSQDAVKEFRPYFDNAPVYGHGPSLEDFSQHTPLTVGSPQQVIDRTLSFREYVGDYQRQLFLIDHAGLPLKTVLEQLDQLGEILPTLRAEFASRRAPGTPDAPTHAARLAASVASGQNTIEDASELASVSSGE is encoded by the coding sequence ATGCAGTTCGGAGTTTTCACGGTCGGCGACGTGACGCCGGACCCGACGACGGGCGTCGAGCCGACCGAACGCGAGCGGATCAAGGCGATGGTGAGCATCGCCCAGAAGGCCGAGGAGGTGGGCCTGGACGTCTTCGCGACGGGTGAGCACCACAACCCGCCCTTCGTGCCCTCGTCCCCCACGACCCTGCTCGGTTACATCGCGGCGACGACCGAGAAGATCATCCTCTCCACGTCGACCACGCTGATCACCACGAACGACCCGGTGAAGATCGCCGAGGACTACGCGATGCTTCAGCAGCTCGCGGACGGCCGTGTCGACCTGGTGATGGGCCGCGGCAACACCGGCCCGGTCTACCCCTGGTTCGGTCAGGACATCCGCAACGGCATCGACCTGGCGCTCGAGAACTACGCGTTGCTGCGCCGGCTGTGGACGGAAGACGTGGTGGACTGGGAGGGCAAGTTCCGCACGCCGCTCAAGGGCTTCACCGCGACGCCGCGCCCGCTCGACGGCATCCCGCCGTTCGTGTGGCACGGCTCGATCCGCAGCCCCGAGATCGCCGAGCAGGCGGCCTACTACGGCGACGGATTCCTGCACAACCACATCTTCTGGCCGGCCGAGCACACCGCCCGGATGGTGAAGTTCTACCGCCAGCGCTTCTCGCACTACGGCCACGGCACGCCTGAGCAGGCGATCGTCGGTCTGGGCGGTCAGTTCTTCATGCGCAAGAAGTCGCAGGACGCGGTCAAGGAGTTCCGCCCGTACTTCGACAACGCGCCGGTCTACGGGCACGGGCCCTCGCTGGAGGACTTCAGCCAGCACACGCCGCTCACGGTCGGGAGCCCGCAGCAGGTCATCGACCGCACGCTGAGCTTCCGCGAGTACGTGGGCGACTACCAGCGTCAGCTGTTCCTCATCGACCATGCGGGCCTGCCGCTGAAGACGGTGCTGGAGCAGCTCGACCAGCTCGGCGAGATCCTGCCGACGCTGCGTGCGGAGTTCGCCTCGCGCCGGGCGCCGGGTACGCCCGACGCGCCGACGCACGCGGCGCGGCTGGCTGCTTCTGTGGCTTCTGGCCAGAACACCATTGAGGACGCGTCTGAGCTCGCGTCCGTCTCTTCAGGGGAGTGA
- a CDS encoding SDR family oxidoreductase has protein sequence MQITDTAAIVTGAASGLGHATATALAAAGATVFGLDLGTSLEKAPEVEGVRYLEVDVTDPDAVEAAVTTASTIGIPLRTVVNCAGIGSAARILGKKGRHDIGLYTKVVQVNLIGTFTVLTYAAERIAQTEPDETGARGVIINTASVAAFEGQVGQAAYSSSKGGVVGLCLPAARDLAQYGIRVNTIAPGTVETPMLAGVTEEYLEGLAAAVPFPRRLARPDEYAKLALMLVDHDYINGETVRMDGAIRMPPR, from the coding sequence ATGCAGATCACCGACACCGCGGCGATCGTCACGGGCGCGGCGTCCGGACTGGGGCACGCCACGGCCACGGCGCTGGCCGCGGCCGGGGCCACGGTCTTCGGCCTCGATCTGGGCACCAGCCTGGAGAAGGCGCCGGAGGTCGAGGGCGTGCGGTACCTGGAGGTCGACGTGACCGATCCGGATGCCGTCGAGGCCGCGGTGACCACCGCGTCCACCATCGGCATCCCCCTGCGCACGGTGGTCAACTGCGCCGGAATCGGCTCGGCGGCGCGCATTCTGGGCAAGAAGGGCCGGCACGACATCGGGCTCTACACCAAGGTGGTGCAGGTCAACCTGATCGGCACGTTCACGGTGCTGACCTACGCGGCCGAGCGGATCGCGCAGACCGAGCCCGACGAGACCGGGGCGCGGGGCGTCATCATCAACACCGCGTCGGTGGCGGCGTTCGAGGGGCAGGTCGGGCAGGCGGCCTACTCGTCGTCGAAGGGTGGCGTGGTCGGGCTCTGTCTGCCCGCGGCGCGTGACCTGGCCCAGTACGGCATCCGGGTGAACACGATCGCGCCGGGCACGGTCGAGACGCCGATGCTGGCGGGCGTCACGGAGGAGTACCTGGAAGGGCTGGCGGCGGCCGTGCCGTTCCCGCGGCGCCTGGCCCGGCCCGACGAGTACGCCAAGCTCGCGCTGATGCTCGTCGACCACGACTACATCAACGGCGAAACCGTGCGCATGGATGGCGCGATCCGGATGCCTCCGCGCTGA
- a CDS encoding acyl-CoA dehydrogenase family protein, with translation MPADRVLPTAEAADLVTLTRQIAQRELAPLVTQHEADETFPRETFRLLGRAGLLGLPYPEEHGGGDQPYEVYLQVLEEIAGVWAGVGVGVSVHALSCFALAEFGTPEQRATWLPHQLSGELLGAYCLSEPHAGSDPAAMRTRAVRDQGDYVLNGVKAWTTHGGQADFYTVMARTSDDRNGISCFLVPAETPGLESDPPERKMGLTASHTTSMRFTDVRVPAEQRLGDEGQGLKIALKGLDSGRLGIAAVATGLAQAALDAAVDYAREREAFGRPVIEHQGLSFLLADMAAAVEVSRQTYLAAARRRDLGLPFSKQAAIAKLVATDNAMRVTTDAVQVLGGVGYTRDFPLERFMREAKVMQIFEGTNQIQRMVIGRALADPKDGRGTIRTAKGS, from the coding sequence GTGCCCGCCGATCGTGTCCTGCCGACCGCCGAGGCGGCCGACCTCGTCACCCTGACCCGGCAGATCGCCCAGCGCGAGCTCGCCCCGCTGGTCACGCAGCACGAGGCCGACGAGACCTTTCCCCGTGAGACCTTCCGTCTCCTGGGCCGGGCCGGCCTGCTGGGCCTCCCCTACCCGGAGGAGCACGGCGGCGGCGACCAGCCCTACGAGGTCTACCTCCAGGTGCTGGAGGAGATCGCGGGCGTCTGGGCCGGTGTCGGCGTGGGCGTCAGCGTGCACGCCCTGTCGTGCTTCGCCCTGGCCGAGTTCGGCACACCGGAACAGCGGGCCACCTGGCTGCCGCACCAGCTCAGCGGCGAGTTGCTGGGCGCCTACTGCCTTTCCGAGCCGCACGCCGGTTCCGACCCGGCGGCGATGCGCACCCGCGCCGTCAGGGACCAGGGCGACTACGTCCTCAACGGCGTCAAGGCCTGGACCACCCACGGCGGCCAGGCCGACTTCTACACCGTGATGGCCCGCACCTCCGACGACCGGAACGGCATCTCCTGCTTCCTGGTGCCCGCGGAAACGCCTGGCCTGGAGTCGGATCCGCCCGAGCGCAAGATGGGGCTCACCGCCTCGCACACCACGTCGATGCGGTTCACCGACGTGCGCGTCCCGGCCGAACAGCGCCTGGGCGACGAGGGCCAGGGCCTGAAAATCGCCCTGAAGGGCCTGGACTCGGGTCGTCTCGGCATCGCGGCGGTCGCCACCGGGCTGGCCCAGGCCGCCCTCGACGCCGCCGTCGACTACGCCCGCGAGCGCGAGGCCTTCGGGAGGCCGGTGATCGAGCATCAGGGGCTGAGCTTCCTGCTGGCCGACATGGCGGCGGCGGTGGAGGTCTCGCGACAGACCTACCTGGCCGCGGCCCGGCGCCGAGACCTCGGCCTGCCGTTCTCCAAGCAGGCCGCGATCGCCAAGCTGGTGGCCACCGACAACGCCATGCGGGTCACCACCGACGCCGTGCAGGTGCTGGGCGGCGTCGGCTACACCCGCGACTTCCCGCTGGAGCGCTTCATGCGCGAGGCGAAGGTGATGCAGATCTTCGAGGGCACCAACCAGATCCAGCGGATGGTGATCGGGCGGGCCCTCGCCGATCCGAAAGACGGCAGGGGCACGATCCGAACAGCGAAAGGATCCTGA
- a CDS encoding DUF1272 domain-containing protein, translating to MLELRPNCESCDRDLPADSPDAWICSFECTRCTDCAASLPDNACSTDGGNLVSRPIRTPEKLAEFPASTERVGSGELQKAS from the coding sequence ATGCTTGAGCTGCGGCCTAACTGCGAATCGTGTGACCGAGACCTCCCGGCGGACTCTCCCGATGCCTGGATCTGCTCCTTCGAGTGCACCCGGTGCACCGACTGCGCGGCCTCCCTCCCTGACAATGCGTGTTCGACCGACGGTGGCAACCTCGTGAGCCGCCCGATCCGCACCCCGGAGAAGCTCGCCGAGTTCCCGGCGTCCACCGAGCGCGTCGGCAGTGGCGAACTGCAGAAGGCCAGCTGA
- a CDS encoding type 1 glutamine amidotransferase domain-containing protein — protein sequence MSVNGKKIAFLVADEGVEQVELTDPWEAVKKDGGQPVLIVGSDSKTVQGFNHLDKGDTFDADLPVSQADAADYDGLVLPGGVANPDALRTNREAVAFVKSFVDAGKPVAAICHAPWTLVEADAVRGRTVTSWPSLQTDLRNAGAEWVDQEVVVDLKGPGPLITSRNPDDLPAFSKALGSAF from the coding sequence GTGTCTGTCAACGGCAAGAAGATCGCCTTCCTGGTCGCGGACGAGGGAGTCGAGCAGGTCGAGCTGACCGACCCCTGGGAGGCGGTGAAGAAGGACGGCGGGCAACCGGTCCTGATCGTGGGCAGCGACAGCAAGACGGTGCAGGGCTTCAATCACCTGGACAAGGGCGACACCTTCGACGCGGACCTGCCGGTGAGCCAGGCGGACGCCGCGGACTACGACGGCCTGGTGCTCCCGGGCGGTGTGGCCAATCCGGACGCCCTGCGCACGAACCGGGAGGCCGTCGCCTTCGTGAAGTCCTTCGTGGACGCCGGTAAGCCGGTCGCGGCCATCTGCCACGCCCCCTGGACGCTCGTGGAGGCCGACGCCGTGCGCGGCCGCACCGTCACGTCGTGGCCGAGCCTGCAGACCGACCTGCGCAACGCCGGAGCCGAGTGGGTGGACCAGGAGGTCGTGGTCGACCTGAAGGGTCCCGGGCCGCTGATCACCAGCCGCAACCCGGACGACCTGCCGGCCTTCTCGAAGGCCCTGGGCAGCGCCTTCTGA
- a CDS encoding NAD(P)/FAD-dependent oxidoreductase — translation MTDEVVDLLVIGGGPAGLSAVRAYREEGGKGRVMLVSADPDSPYDRPPLSKDFLRGDASEDDLGLLEDGELSRLEVTWARDRVTAVDVAARHVGTREGAGFTYRTLVLATGANPLPLPVPGGDDASVLRLRTLADSKRLREAVGSARTVAVIGSGFIGCEAASSLRRLGLEVVQITNEDAPQEKRLGAEAGARIAGWLEADGVRLITGATVTAIEGGTVRLRDGDDVTADVVLTAVGVQPASQLAAEAGLSLHEGRVVVDAHMRTSADGVLAAGDVVHAFNTAAGRALSVEHWFDAETMGKIAGRTAAGVDDAEWSDPPGFWSQIGDRWLKYAAWGDGYAQARFEAGAGDAFTVWYHDENGAVVGALTYEADENYDKAFSLLG, via the coding sequence ATGACTGACGAGGTGGTGGACCTTCTCGTGATCGGCGGTGGCCCCGCGGGGCTGTCGGCCGTGCGTGCCTACCGGGAGGAGGGCGGCAAGGGCCGGGTCATGCTGGTCTCGGCGGATCCGGACTCGCCCTACGACCGTCCACCCCTGTCGAAGGACTTCCTGCGGGGCGACGCCTCCGAAGACGACCTGGGCCTGCTCGAAGACGGTGAGCTGTCCCGCCTCGAGGTCACCTGGGCCCGCGACCGGGTGACGGCCGTGGACGTGGCCGCGCGCCACGTCGGCACCCGTGAAGGGGCCGGATTCACCTATCGGACACTGGTTCTCGCGACCGGTGCGAACCCTCTGCCGTTGCCCGTGCCCGGCGGCGATGACGCCTCGGTGCTGCGCCTGCGCACGCTGGCGGACTCGAAACGGCTGCGCGAAGCGGTGGGTTCCGCCCGCACCGTCGCCGTGATCGGTTCCGGCTTCATCGGCTGTGAGGCCGCGTCGTCACTGCGCCGGCTCGGGCTCGAGGTCGTCCAGATCACCAATGAGGACGCACCGCAGGAGAAACGGCTCGGCGCCGAGGCCGGTGCGCGCATCGCCGGCTGGCTGGAGGCCGACGGCGTGCGCCTGATCACCGGTGCCACCGTCACCGCGATCGAGGGCGGCACCGTGCGGCTGCGGGACGGTGACGACGTCACGGCCGACGTGGTGCTCACCGCGGTCGGTGTGCAGCCCGCCTCCCAGCTGGCCGCCGAGGCCGGGCTGAGCCTGCACGAGGGCCGCGTCGTGGTCGACGCGCACATGCGTACCTCGGCCGACGGGGTGCTGGCCGCGGGTGACGTGGTGCACGCCTTCAACACCGCTGCCGGGCGCGCACTCTCGGTCGAGCACTGGTTCGACGCCGAGACCATGGGCAAGATCGCCGGGCGCACGGCGGCCGGGGTCGACGACGCGGAATGGTCCGACCCGCCCGGGTTCTGGAGCCAGATCGGCGACCGCTGGCTGAAGTACGCCGCCTGGGGCGACGGTTACGCCCAGGCCCGGTTCGAGGCCGGGGCCGGTGACGCGTTCACCGTCTGGTACCACGACGAGAACGGCGCGGTGGTGGGCGCTCTCACCTACGAGGCGGACGAGAACTACGACAAGGCGTTCTCACTGCTCGGCTGA
- a CDS encoding FAD-dependent oxidoreductase — MTEETTSPRPLRIGVIGAGPAGIYAADILTKSEVPVEIDVLERLPAPYGLVRYGVAPDHPRIKEIIKALRRVLDHDNIRFIGNVNYGTDLTLDDLRAHYDAVIFATGAIADRDLDIPGVDLDGSYGAADFVSWYDGHPDVPRTWPLTAKSVAVLGAGNVALDVARVLSKTADEMLVTEIPPNVFEGLAQNQATDVHVFARRGPVQVKFSPLELRELAHSPNVDVLVHPEGFEFDEASMRLATEDRHVKQVMKTLNAWVGKDATGKIHRLHLHFLEAPVEITGDDGKVTGLRTEHMELTGDGNVRGTGQFTDWPVQAVYRAVGYRSSSLPGIPFDNDRHVISNDGGRVLDENGTQVEGVYCTGWIKRGPVGLIGHTKSDASETVQHILKEVSPDAPAPQGVDILAHLELHGVDYTTWDGWSLLDAHEVGLGEAESRERVKVVEREDMVRISKVLTD, encoded by the coding sequence ATGACTGAAGAGACCACATCCCCCCGTCCGCTGCGTATCGGGGTGATCGGCGCGGGCCCCGCTGGCATCTATGCCGCAGACATCCTGACCAAGTCCGAGGTCCCGGTCGAGATCGACGTCCTCGAGCGGCTTCCCGCTCCGTACGGTCTGGTCCGCTACGGCGTGGCCCCCGACCACCCGCGCATCAAGGAGATCATCAAGGCCCTGCGCCGGGTGCTCGACCACGACAACATCCGCTTCATCGGCAACGTCAACTACGGCACCGACCTCACCCTCGATGACCTGCGCGCCCACTACGACGCGGTCATCTTCGCGACCGGCGCCATCGCCGACCGCGACCTCGACATCCCGGGCGTCGACCTCGACGGCAGCTACGGCGCCGCCGACTTCGTCTCCTGGTACGACGGTCACCCCGACGTCCCCCGCACCTGGCCGCTGACAGCCAAGAGCGTGGCCGTGCTCGGCGCCGGCAACGTGGCGCTCGACGTCGCCCGCGTGCTGTCGAAGACCGCCGACGAAATGCTCGTCACCGAGATCCCGCCGAACGTGTTCGAAGGCCTGGCGCAGAATCAGGCCACCGACGTGCACGTGTTCGCGCGCCGCGGCCCGGTGCAGGTCAAGTTCTCCCCGCTGGAGCTGCGCGAGCTGGCCCACTCCCCCAACGTCGACGTGCTCGTGCACCCCGAGGGTTTCGAGTTCGACGAGGCCAGCATGCGTCTCGCCACCGAGGACCGGCACGTCAAGCAGGTCATGAAGACCCTGAACGCCTGGGTCGGCAAGGACGCGACGGGCAAGATCCACCGTCTGCACCTGCACTTCCTGGAGGCGCCGGTGGAGATCACCGGCGACGACGGCAAGGTCACCGGCCTGCGCACCGAGCACATGGAGCTCACCGGCGACGGAAACGTCCGCGGCACAGGCCAGTTCACCGACTGGCCGGTGCAGGCCGTGTACCGCGCCGTCGGCTACCGCAGTTCCTCGCTGCCGGGCATCCCGTTCGACAACGACCGTCACGTCATCAGCAACGACGGCGGCCGGGTGCTCGACGAGAACGGCACCCAGGTCGAGGGCGTCTACTGCACCGGCTGGATCAAGCGCGGCCCGGTCGGCCTGATCGGCCACACCAAGAGCGACGCCAGCGAGACCGTGCAGCACATTCTCAAGGAGGTCTCACCCGACGCCCCGGCCCCGCAGGGCGTGGACATCCTGGCCCACCTGGAGCTGCACGGCGTCGACTACACCACCTGGGACGGCTGGAGCCTCCTGGACGCGCACGAGGTCGGCCTCGGTGAGGCCGAGAGCCGCGAGCGCGTCAAGGTGGTCGAGCGCGAGGACATGGTCCGGATCAGCAAGGTGCTGACCGACTGA
- a CDS encoding ABC transporter substrate-binding protein codes for MTRTVLVRRTVALTVTASVLAALAACGGGDDETVAAADPSGVTKVRWIFDWTPTSADLPLLKGLAEGWFDDAGLDVVTTPGGQINQLQSVGEGHHDITVGGGVELLINQAQGVPVKAVGVVQPIALKGLICNPDSTVTADDPKTLLGKKLATTSTDADDVVWQAWRNAKGLNGQITEVSQKAGLPLLFQGVVDCFPEFLTRAPIEAEKKFGRKPVQIWYSRDEGVVGQVIDVNTEFAEKNPAAVKSFVDVYARGMQWAAQNQPDAVKLMAETYPDLDPEITARELKALAGYWVGGSQKKRGYLFMNDASWKPTAEMLQKAGQIKEVPEMDSVYTTEFLPAKPYLP; via the coding sequence ATGACAAGGACCGTCCTCGTCCGCCGGACCGTCGCCCTCACGGTCACCGCGAGTGTGCTCGCCGCTCTGGCGGCCTGCGGAGGTGGTGACGACGAGACCGTCGCCGCCGCCGACCCGAGCGGGGTGACCAAGGTGCGGTGGATCTTCGACTGGACCCCCACGTCCGCCGATCTCCCCCTTCTCAAGGGCCTGGCCGAGGGCTGGTTCGACGACGCCGGACTCGACGTCGTCACCACGCCCGGCGGCCAGATCAACCAGCTGCAGTCGGTGGGGGAGGGGCACCACGACATCACCGTCGGCGGTGGTGTGGAGCTCCTGATCAACCAGGCGCAGGGGGTGCCGGTGAAGGCGGTCGGGGTGGTGCAGCCGATCGCGCTGAAGGGCCTGATCTGCAACCCGGACTCGACCGTCACGGCCGACGACCCGAAGACCCTGCTGGGCAAGAAGCTCGCCACCACCAGTACCGACGCCGACGACGTGGTGTGGCAGGCGTGGCGCAACGCCAAGGGCCTGAACGGTCAGATCACCGAGGTCTCGCAGAAGGCCGGCCTGCCCCTGCTCTTCCAGGGGGTGGTCGACTGCTTCCCCGAGTTCCTCACCCGGGCCCCGATCGAGGCCGAGAAGAAGTTCGGCCGCAAGCCCGTGCAGATCTGGTACTCCCGCGACGAGGGCGTGGTCGGCCAGGTCATCGACGTGAACACGGAGTTCGCCGAGAAGAACCCGGCCGCGGTGAAGTCGTTCGTGGACGTCTATGCGCGGGGCATGCAGTGGGCCGCGCAGAACCAGCCCGACGCCGTGAAGCTGATGGCTGAGACCTACCCCGACCTCGACCCCGAGATCACCGCCCGCGAACTGAAGGCGCTCGCCGGGTACTGGGTCGGCGGTTCGCAGAAGAAGCGCGGCTACCTCTTCATGAACGATGCCTCCTGGAAGCCCACCGCCGAGATGCTGCAGAAGGCCGGGCAGATCAAGGAGGTCCCGGAGATGGACTCCGTCTACACCACCGAGTTCCTGCCGGCGAAGCCTTACCTCCCCTGA
- a CDS encoding aspartate/glutamate racemase family protein, producing the protein MPHVVVINPTSSAEITASIQESLDQVARRWGVTATAVTSYGGPRVIETDDDARAAISPLLSTAGQNRADAYVLASFQDAGLDELRAAAPVPVIGIAEAALTSAMAHSRRLGVISTVPLASFRHELYWAKLGVSGRVVADLAIGRAENDLNSRDAANAVLKAGRELVETRGAEALIFGCVGLAHLRGPLADELGVPVIDPCAAGLAMAALALADYPDDAPSARPEPVYEAPRALGATASQAIVASVSPSTGTPGYGQSYEPAYTPEPQYSGSSQYSTGGQYTPDPAYATGPTYSTDPQYAAEPKYSAEPKYSTEPKYAAEPAYSSEPAYPAEPAYSTGPAYSSDPKYPSEPKYSSGPQYSSGSQYTPDPAYSSEPTYGSEYSSGPQYTSSPQYTQDTSYGQDSRYGEDSPYPGEPRSRYQDEPGYPAEPRYGSEPRRSRDSRAGRSRDHDRHPGQNPSPNGSQVYH; encoded by the coding sequence ATGCCACATGTCGTCGTCATCAACCCGACCAGCTCGGCGGAGATCACCGCATCGATCCAGGAGTCTCTCGACCAGGTCGCCCGGCGCTGGGGCGTCACCGCGACGGCCGTCACCTCCTACGGCGGCCCGAGAGTGATCGAGACGGACGACGACGCCCGCGCGGCCATCAGCCCCCTGCTCAGCACCGCCGGGCAGAACCGCGCCGACGCCTACGTGCTGGCCTCCTTCCAGGACGCGGGTCTCGACGAGCTGCGCGCCGCCGCCCCGGTGCCGGTGATCGGCATCGCCGAGGCTGCCCTCACCTCGGCGATGGCCCACAGTCGCCGGCTCGGCGTGATCAGTACCGTGCCCCTGGCCTCGTTCCGGCACGAGCTCTACTGGGCCAAACTGGGCGTGAGCGGCCGGGTCGTGGCCGACCTGGCGATCGGGCGCGCCGAGAACGACCTCAATTCGCGCGACGCCGCCAACGCCGTGCTGAAGGCCGGCCGCGAACTGGTGGAGACCCGCGGCGCCGAGGCCCTGATCTTCGGCTGCGTGGGGCTGGCGCACCTGCGCGGCCCGCTGGCCGACGAGCTCGGCGTGCCGGTGATCGACCCCTGCGCCGCCGGGCTGGCCATGGCCGCGCTGGCCCTGGCCGACTATCCCGACGACGCGCCGTCGGCCCGCCCCGAACCGGTCTACGAGGCTCCCCGTGCCCTGGGGGCCACGGCCTCGCAGGCGATCGTCGCGTCGGTGAGCCCTTCGACCGGTACCCCCGGATACGGGCAGTCGTACGAACCCGCCTACACCCCGGAGCCGCAGTACTCCGGCAGCTCGCAGTACTCGACGGGTGGCCAGTACACGCCCGACCCGGCCTACGCGACCGGCCCCACGTACTCGACCGACCCCCAGTACGCGGCCGAGCCGAAATACTCCGCCGAGCCGAAATACTCGACAGAGCCGAAATACGCGGCCGAACCTGCCTACTCGAGCGAACCGGCCTACCCGGCCGAACCCGCCTACTCGACCGGGCCCGCCTACTCGAGCGACCCGAAATACCCGAGCGAGCCGAAATACAGCAGCGGGCCGCAGTATTCGAGCGGGTCGCAGTACACCCCCGACCCGGCCTACTCGAGCGAACCGACGTACGGCAGTGAGTATTCGAGCGGCCCGCAGTACACCTCGAGCCCGCAGTACACGCAAGACACCTCGTACGGCCAGGACTCGCGCTACGGCGAGGACTCCCCGTACCCGGGCGAGCCCCGCTCGCGCTACCAGGATGAGCCCGGCTACCCGGCCGAGCCCCGCTACGGCTCGGAACCGCGCCGCAGCCGCGACTCGCGGGCCGGGCGCAGCCGTGACCACGACCGCCACCCCGGCCAGAACCCCTCGCCGAACGGCTCGCAGGTCTACCACTGA
- a CDS encoding SDR family oxidoreductase: MSGYLVAAATSGLGHAIARQLVLAGHDVSICGRTAERVEAAVTALNEGAVNGTATGRPVDLTDGAALNAWVQDAAGRFDGLNGVVVNTGGPPAKGFDETADDDWQLGFDLLLRPAVRLVKAAKPHLVKGSSSVLFCTSSQVREPSDDLILSSVFRSGVAALAKSLSRSWAPEIRVNQLIPGRIATDRVAQLDEGRSQRTGIAVDDIRQQWGTKIPAGRYGDPDEFAAAAVFLLSPAASYVTGVSLQVDGGLMTGI, translated from the coding sequence ATGTCTGGATACCTGGTGGCCGCGGCGACGTCCGGCCTCGGGCACGCGATCGCCCGTCAGCTCGTGCTGGCCGGTCACGACGTCTCGATCTGCGGGCGCACCGCCGAGCGCGTCGAGGCCGCGGTGACCGCCCTGAACGAGGGCGCCGTGAACGGCACCGCGACCGGCCGCCCCGTCGACCTCACCGACGGCGCCGCGCTGAACGCCTGGGTCCAGGACGCGGCCGGCCGCTTCGACGGCCTCAACGGCGTCGTGGTGAACACCGGTGGCCCGCCCGCCAAGGGCTTCGACGAGACCGCCGACGACGACTGGCAGCTCGGCTTCGACCTGCTGCTGCGCCCGGCCGTGCGCCTGGTCAAGGCCGCGAAGCCACACCTGGTCAAGGGCAGCAGCAGCGTGCTCTTCTGCACCTCCAGCCAGGTCCGCGAGCCCAGCGACGACCTGATCCTCTCCAGCGTCTTCCGTTCCGGCGTGGCCGCGCTGGCCAAGTCGCTGAGCCGCAGCTGGGCCCCGGAGATCCGGGTGAACCAGCTGATCCCCGGCCGCATCGCCACCGACCGCGTCGCCCAGCTCGACGAGGGGCGCTCGCAGCGCACGGGCATCGCCGTCGACGACATCCGTCAGCAGTGGGGCACGAAGATCCCGGCCGGGCGTTACGGTGACCCGGACGAGTTCGCCGCCGCCGCGGTGTTCCTGTTGTCCCCGGCCGCCTCCTACGTCACCGGCGTCAGCCTTCAGGTGGACGGCGGTCTGATGACGGGCATCTGA